TATGTTTATGCGTGTGAATGATGTTGTGAATCTAGTATATTCCTACGAGGTTTATATGAATAACATTATGGAaaatagtaattatgtaaattatGTGAGTTTAGTGTTGAAAATATAAGTGTACTTAATTTGAGAAATTAGATATCAAACCAATGGTATAGGATGATTAGTCTTGATGATAAATATTTAAGTACTGTTGTTACCATATGTCGATTAATTTCTACATGTTGGAATATGCCTTAAAATCTTTGTTgacgaagagaaagaaaaaatatttcgAGATTGTCAAGGATTCTGAAAGTCAAAAAGTAATCTCGTTCGAGTGATTTACGATATCGGGTTCGGTCGGTTCGGTTCATTGATccattcattaatgttagaatattttatattaatttggagatcatataaattaatataaaaagatattataagatatttataatattctaaaagatattatatgatatatttataatagtctaaaagatattatacaatatatatttataatagtctaagagatattataagatatttataatatttgagagatattataagattataataatatattttattctaacaattaagtagatatttttgggatttggtatgaatttgttggattttgactattataaatatgtatctcttctatTATTATAGTGTGCCAATCTTAGAGCTTACAATAACAAGGGAGAATAAGGGTTTAAGGTATTCCAAGGGAAAACTTAAAAAGGTAAAGGTTTCTGGAAAatctttggagttatctaaggggattgggaaatacttctaaacactttgggtttgagtgattcttatattgagagttggagagatTAGGAAACACTTGTGAAGTTATTTTCtggtaactcatttgtaatctcttgtaacaactttctgagtatagtgaattggaggGTTGCTCTCTCCTCCAGAGTAGATCGTTTTAtcaaactgggtaaacaaacttttatctttttctcgccttattctgttatattatcTGTGTACGAATTTTTATTGTTGTAGACCATTTATGTTGGTTGCTAATTTTTTTCCTCACacaattgatattgaattttgtcgtaattaataataatattcacaACAAGTGGTGGAGTGAGCGTGGAGCAAAGAGGTATTGTTTACAAGTGAGCACCATGGTTAGATGAGAGATCGAGAAATTTTTGGGTAACAACAATTTTGGGTTGTGGAAAATTAAGATGCAAGCAATTTTAATTCATGAGAAGTGTATCGATGCTTTGAATAGTGAAACATTGATGCCTGTAGGGCTTACACAGGTATAGAAGACCAAGATGGTGGATAATGCAAGGAGTGCCAACATCTTGTGCCTCAGAGATAAAGTTCTAAGAGAAGTCTCCAGGGAGCAAACAGCGGTTGCTATGTGGGcaaaacttgaatcattgtatatgactAAGTCTTTGGCTCACAGGTTGTGTTGAAACAACAACTCTATTCATTCCAAATGGTGGAGTACAAATCCATAGTTGAACAACTTACAGAATTTTACAAGATTATAgatgatcttgagaatattgaagtgaagattgatgatgaggaGAAGGATTTTCTCCTGTTGAGTTCATTACCCATTGTTTGAGCACTTTAAGGATGTCCTTCTTTATGGTAAGGAAGGTACTATTACTTTAGATGAAGTCCAGACGACAGTGAaatccaaagaattttcaaagttgaaagatttgaagattgaagatagtgGTGAAGGCTTAAATGTGTTAAGAGGAGGAGGTGCGCTTAAAGGTATGTCCAAATCAAAGAGGTCCGACAAGTCAaaggtaaaatgttttaattgtcaGAAAATTGGTCACTTAAAAAGAGATTGTCTTTAGACAAAGGTCAATGGAGATTATGTTCAAGCTGTTGTTGCCTTGGGTGAGTAAAGTTATGAGGATGTCGATGTTCTAGTAGTATCGAGTTTGGAAACTGAATATGCTTGGTTCATTGACTCAGgttgctcttatcacatgtgtccaaGAATAGAATACTTTGAAACTTTAAAGATGGTGCAAGGTGGAGTTGTTCGCCTTGGTGATAATAAGGCTTGCAAGGTTCATGGTATTGGTACAGTCATAATTAAAATGTTTGATGATCCTGAACTTCTTATTCACAATGTGAGGTATGTTCCATAACTCAAGCGGAATATTTTATCGATATAAGTATGTTAGATCATCTAGGCTATTGTACTAGAGTTGAACATGGAGTGTTGAAGATTTCGAGCGATGAACTGATTATTGCTAAAGGgtctatatattttagaaggttcaaatgttgttattcattcatcattaactagtGGAGGCTTTCATGACAAGGAAGAACTATGGGATTTGAGTTTAAGGCATTATGAATGTCTTGAGAAAGTTGCAGATGAGTATAATGAAGGTTTCAAAAATCAAGGAACAAAAATGCATGTTACCGCTGAATTGTTATTGAGTTTTTGGGGAAAAGCTGGGGTTAAAACAATTTAATTGGTTGGTGGATAAATTCTTCAGAGGGAGAATAGTGAAAACCAAGGGAGAAACCTGGTAGAAACTATAACAGAGAAAACTCAGTTTGGGGTAGAGTTTCCTACTATGGATACTAGTAGTAGTGAGAGAACAGTTACAGAGATCTCTGAttatcatttgactcatgataaggtAAGGAGGGTTATTGTAGCATCTCAAAGGGACGGTTATGCTAGCCttgaatattatatttttaatgtgaCTGAAGGACTGcagaacaaaagaagaaaaaccttCAGGGAGGCATTTGAAAACAGGTGGAGTCAAGGGTGGTTGAAAAATCATACCTGTAGGCTTGTTAAATTACAAAAGAATAATAGGATAATTGGAAACAAGTGGAttcatttgggatatcacatttacttcatataacaACTCATAAATAGATACATatcactttaatctcagagaagcacaaaacaacttataacagctcttagacaaaccaacttcattttaatatgcagcggaatcataacattcgactttataaacaaatcatcttatttaatcggaaacaacttcaaatatcatagtacttctcattatccaatttggaactcaacaactaaaacatgaacaatatAGAAACAATAATATAGataacccccgagtgctacgtatcagagcgacacaccaaccggaCACGATGAAGATACAAACTTCCGCAGCTATACTtaagtacctgcccatttcccatggtaggggaaacatcagcagaaggggtgagatatcaaacaatataaaggaaagtatgataatagatatagcaacataatatcatacacaattcaccacttctcaatataagcaatttgcatcacgacAATAACATGGATCATATATTCCaacttatacacatatatcattaatacatatatattcacagtctcatcatatatgtttcattcacgtgcatcatatctacaacacatcaataatcaatatcaaatgaattcaaatTCACAAACTATGCATCCACACATCATAACAATGAATCGAATGCAACTCGGTATACAAACTCGAATGCGGctcaaactatgcatatgcatgtggtaccaatcggagtttcagcccccgtcaccaattgcccaattcagaggcacaaggcataagccttcgtcactagtttgccaatccaggccgtcacagagtatgcatatgaaatgtgactcgacaaacaagacaacatagcatactcatcacaatcacatatcgtcatgaggcataagcctatatcacaatcaattaccatttatACGAGATAATTCacatcaccataatatttcatcttcacttagtcacaaaatcatcctcacaaatatatacaacatcacgtattcacaaaatcgtcacaaatatacaattctcatatcatcaagatcattacaaTTATCATCGTGTTTCAGCATATCagcacaattactcaatttcacatattaacacagtcatcataattatcatcataatctacTAAATTAACGACAATTAGCTAGGATTCATACCATAGGGTTAATCACATAACAgtgcacaataataatcatattggcaatcacaacattattcgcaacaaaggcatccaaaccgaaatcacaattttaggtcaattctcaaaataatctcaatatgcCAATATGTCAAGTAAAACAAATCGACTTTTAATCATCAACTAAATCAAGtagaaataatgttaattatcaaaacaacatcattgacataacaatatattattctcaacttgaatattcaaccaaaacacaattacggtcaatttctcaaaataccgtaatttaccgataaaccgaataattggtccaagtccaagtatattccaatcacatagacttattggaatcaattcaactaataatttaattatccaattaataataaaactatattaatttcaattcaactattatatttctattccattattttccaattctacaacaaaacccattatttcactatcaatggtttacccataacaaacacaacaatctaatacacatagattatcaattgcacacaacttatcacatttatatcatcacattctaacaaatcatcaaatacccaaaattgcaacatagaagaacatggatatcaaagtatagaatcaaacccaccataacatactatcatacaaccctttagcatgaaagaaccccacccttaccttggaaaatatggactctttcaccatagctctaagcttttctccaaaagaaatccttcaaacataatttagagacacacctaaaaactagttcggaaatcagcttatcagacaaacttaaagccctcaaaatcaaaatctctccggtcagaacttacctctatgagtcaggaacgttgtgtcaaaaccacgcgaagatccaacggttggattgagagattcatccgttttgctaaggtgactcaatgctgaaacttgctgcgaaaatgaggttacttctagcttttctcttccaccattgttctcttccctgttgcctcttttctcttcttcctatcttttcccccaaatgaaaataataacctctaaaaccctaaccctctcttactatctcacttatgtcaattgggcttaacccaccaatccatccattatgtttctatcacttaggcccatttaattatatctctctaattactcaattaagccaaataacacaaacacacactcataattaaatacttaaataattattatatcacatagtaactaaataaataaagaattattaaaaatgccaaacaatataattactaaaataatagtGAATAAAATGGGGGTGTTACATTTAAACTTGATCAAGGTTATTGATTAGAGTTTCAAATTGGTATAGAGAGCAGCAATGTTAATGATTGTTAAATTGGTATCAACACGGTTTAaagtcaaggtggagattgttggaaTATGCCTTAAAATCTTTGTTGacaaagagaaagaaaacatatttcgAGATTGTCAAGAATTCAGAAAGCCGAAAAGTAATTTGGTTCGAGTAATTTACGGTATCGGGTTCGGTCGGTTCGGTTCATTGATCCAATcgttaatgttagaatattttatattaatttggagatcatataaattaatataaaaagatattataagatatttataatattctaaaagatattataagatatatttataatagtctaaaagatattataagatatatatttataatagtctaagagatattataagatatttataatatttgaaagatattataagattataataatatattttattctaacaattaaggaaatatttttggaatttggtatgtatttgttggattttgcctattataaatatgtatctcttttaTTATTATAGTGTGACAATCTTAGAGCTTACAGGAACAAGGGAGAATAAGGGTTTAACGAGTTCCAAGGGAAAACTTAGAAAGGCAAAGGTTTTTGGAAAccctttggagttatctaaggggattgggaaatacttctaaacaccttggatttgagtgattcttatattgagggctggagaggttgggaaacacttgggtagaaaatagggcTTGTTCTTTGGGAACTGTgaaggctattttcttgtaactcattagtaatctcttgtaacaactttctgagtatagtgaattggaggGTTGCTCTCTCCTCCAGAGTAGATCGTTTGATCAAACTGGGTAAACAGACTTTTAtctttttctcgccttattctgttatattatctgtgtacgaattattattgttgtagaaCATTTATGTTGGTTGCTACTTtttcttttccttacaaattgatattgaattttgtcgtAATTAACAACAAGATTCAAAACACTACAAATTGCCGTTAGTATACCATGTTTGTTATTTGCCTATAAACTTAGTTACGTAGATCTTTTAAAATTGAAACTGAGACCGTTACAAACTAGACAAGATTTAACGCGAGATAGACCTCGACCTGGATCAATTTCGTTCTGTAAAAGGCTAGAAAATTGAATTGCAAGTTCAATTAATGTTTTGAAAACTCTGCAGTACAACTATTTGACATGTTCTTAGGAATTTGGAAACAACTCACTCTACCCAAATCCTTTAAGAGTAAACCTTATATCATATGAAAATAGACAAAATTTGTTacatatttaacttaataaacaTCTCATTCCACTAAGTTCAGTAGGAGAATTACTAGTTACAAGTCCGACGAAACATTAAGGCAGGTTTGTACCAGTCCCTATTGTTTGATTAAAATGTATCGATTGGGATCATAAGTCCTAAAATAAAACTCACAATCTTTAAATTGACTCTCtaatatttcaaaaatatattcacTTGCTTGATTCTGACTCTGTTTGTTATTTTAAGTTGTTCTAATATGAGGTATGACTAGCGGGAAACATGATTATGGTTCTTGGAAGCGGGTTTAAGCCCTCAAAGCAGTGCTTAGGGGGTTCGAAGTGGCGTTGGGTTTAGGAGTCAACTATCAAAAAAGTAGATTAATTGGTATTAACATCAGTGTTCACTTTCTTACCGCATCTGCCAATTTTTTGTCTTGTAGGATCGAGGAgagttcattttcttttctcaGGATTCCGGTAGGTTGCAATCCGAGGAGAGTAGTGACGTGGAATCCACTTATTCTAAAGTTTAAGGCAAGGTTGAGTAACTGGAAAGGCGGATTTCTTTGTTTCGGTGGAAGAATTACTTTGCTCAAATTAGTGTTATCAAGTATTTCAATTTTTCAGCTTTCATTTTATCGTGCTTCTATGTTAGTCTGCAAAGAAATCCATAAGGTTCAATAGAATGTTTTGTGGGGTGTTAAGGAGGACAAGAGGAATATTCATTGAGTATGATGGGATCGGATTTGTCAATTGTTGAAGAAAGGAGGATTAGGAGTAAAGAAGATTGAGGAGTTTAATGTGGCGTTGCTTTTTAAATGGAGTTAAAGGATTCTTAACGGGGAAAATTCGTTATGGATGAACTTGATGTCGGCTAGATACGGTTCATTGCGGAACCAATTCCTTTTCGTAAGTATTTCTAGAATAATCTTCTCTAATTCGGCTTGGTGGAATGATTTGGTGAAACTGAAATTTTCTTTATTGGATCCTATGTTTGTTGGTAATTCGAAATTTGAGTTAGGAAGCGAGAAGTCCATTCTATTTTGGGAGGCCAAATGGTCAGGGGACTCTTGTTTGAGGGACATATTTCTAGGGTTGTGTGCCATAAGTTATTTGAAGGAAATAGAGGTGAGAGGTATGAGAAGCTGGGAAGAGGATTCTTGGGTGTGGGATGATCTCGGCCTTAGAATCGGTTTGGGTTTGGATGCTGTGATTTTGGAGCAGAAGCTGCTGTTATGTTTAGTTGTCCCTGTCAAGGAACACTTGGACAGGGTGGTTTGTAGGCTGGATTTCGACATGGGATATTCTACGAAAACATGGTATGATTTGGTGGCCCAGAGGCGTGAATCGGCTGTTGCCGATGAAGGGTATTCGAAAGTAGGGTTTCGTACAACATCAGAGCTTTTGCTTGGAGGTGTTTCTTGAATAGGATTTCGACGAAAGATCTTCTTCTCCTAAGAGATATTGATATTCCTTTATCTGATTATAAATGTATGTTTTGTTTGATGGAGGAGGAATCTTTAGTTCATCTTCTCTGTGTCCCATTTCGGTGGCGATGtggaaaaaattgaaatatgGATTGGGTTGAAAGTGGAACCTGAAGTGATTATATGGAAAATTTTCTCCAATAGTCTCTTGTATTAGAAAGAAAAATGTTAAGGTGAACGAACAAGGAGGGTGTCATTTGGATGGCGGTAATACGGGGGTTTGTGGAATTTGAGAAACGATATCATCTTTAATAGCATGAAGTGTATCGTTAACAATCTCATCTAGAACATTAAATTGAAGGCGTGAAAATGATCTTTCATAGGAGAAATTTCTTACACCAAGTGTAATTTCAATAAATTTTGCAAAAACACATTATTTTATTTGAACTAGGTTTTAGTTGGTTAGAAATTTCTCTAACTTTGAGTGTTGTACTCGTCTTTTGCAAGCAAGTTGTACTCGTCCTTTGAGTGTTTGTGTTTTGATTTTGACTGatactttaattatttttagctgtaaaaaaatgttaaatagtaaatcttatataaaaaaacaaaaggatAATTATTTTCATGTTTATAGTCATGAAAAGCATAGGGTCAATTGTGCATTCCACTAGTGAAAAAACATAATCTGTTGTAAGGAATATTTAGGTAGCCGTCAAGCAAACAAACAAGAGAGCATACATTACAATAATAATTTTGTGTAAGTTTACTAGCCAATATGctcattatatattatattatatattatatagaaaaagaaaaacctcCAAAGCCACCACATGTGAAACCAAAGGGAAAGAAACCCAAAACCAAGTAAACAGAAGCTATAAAAAGGAGAATAACTAAGCAtggattcaaaggatcaaagaaGATTGGCTCTCCAACACACGTTTCAACAACTTCGAGAAGTCACAAACTCTAGTGCTGTAATTAATATTGGTTTATATATCTCATGTGTGTGAATATTTTGTGTGTGTTAGAAAGATATTAATCAAAACTATAATTTGTTAATTCATTATACTCAAATTAATGAAGAGATTATGCTTTTGTTTCTTCAACTatgattgttattttttttatcattttgcaAAATTAATGAAGTTAAAATGGGTAATTTTCAGATAAACAAAGCCTCAATTATTGTTGATGCCTCCAAATATATACAAGAATTGAAGCAAAAAGTTGAGGGACTGAACTCTGAGTTAGGAATTGTTGAGTCCTCTTCCTCTCAAATGGATGAGCTACCTATGGTAGTTATATTATTGTTGCATGTATTTATAAGAGTACTATAACATAGTTCATTATTGGTGCATGTATTTTCATtctctaattattatttttattttttgaaggtGAGTGTGGAAACCCTAGAAAAGGGTTTCTTAATTAATGTGCTTTTAGAGAAGAATAAACCTGGAATGCTGGTGTCAATACTGGAAGCTTTTGAAGATTTGGGACTTGATGTGCTTGATGCTAGGGTTTCTTGTGAAGACACTTTCCAACTAGAAGCTGTGGGAGGAGATGTAAGACaatttatatcatatttttattttataagcaAATTTAGTTAGATAGTAATACAACTGTCCTCAAAACTTTTTTCAATAATAAAGTTTTAATTACATATACTTTGAATTTAGATAAGAGGGTGGATTAATccataaaattgaagaaaataaattaaatatcctTTCTTTTCTATAAGTAAACCAAAGACCATGACAAACTTTAAGTTGATCAACCATTTCTATAGGATTAGTCACTACCCATTAACAAGTATGTTAGTAACCTCTAAGAATTGGTCCGTTGGTGAAGATCGAAATATGATTTTAAATTACGGTTATCCGGTTGTAGGTGTTGTGAGTATGGTTATTGTGATTGTTGCGATGTGCATTGCGGCAATCACAATGTGAATTTTGAATAAAAGGTGTTTGAAATACACCGTTGAAAACACTTATGTTAAAGATTTTTCTTTACAACAGAACTAAGTTGAGTTTTGGAAATCTGAAATTGAGTTttgatgaaaatatttaaaaataacttgTTCGAAATTCTCTGATGCAATTTCTATAATGTGTGGTTGGACACGTAATTTTAAATTACACTACTATAATTACGGCTCAATCCTGTTACAAATACTACCGCATCAGTAATATTGTGGTCATAAATACAGTTGCAAAATGCAGGATAAAACCACGGTCAAAATTAATATTCTATGAAgtgatttttgtttatatttaaggAAGAGAGTAAATAGAAAACCACTCCTAGAAGTGACTTTGATAGATAGCATACAATTATATTGTATAAGTTTGATTTCATTTTCACGTTTGAAAGCTAAATAATTAAAGTTAAAGGAGTTACTATATCAAAAGAAATGTATACGTACTATCTTTTCATGAGTGAATTTATGTAATCATTTCAATCTCTATTTAGTAGAACTCAGTTCCACAATAGTTTGAAATGTATGAGTttcacccaataaaataaatgaGAGATGTTAAATATAGTGCATTTTTTTGTCAGAGTACCCTCAGAATCTAAAGTCACGTGTTTACTCGATAAGGGAGaaattttaaaaagaagaaaaaatataaaactagTTTCTAATCATGTATAAAATTTTGGTGTCAAGAAGAAAAAACATATAAACTTTtttgttttcttggtattttctAAGGAGACAAAACACCTATTATTAAATCATTCGGAATAATTTCAATCTAAGTCCTTGTTAAGTAAACAAGCCAACAAAAGAAAGAGCTTGTTGTCTAAAGCTGTTATATgttgataaataaaatatatatgatgaGGCCAATAAGTTTCCTCTCTCTAAATCATGTGAATATATAC
The Vicia villosa cultivar HV-30 ecotype Madison, WI linkage group LG6, Vvil1.0, whole genome shotgun sequence genome window above contains:
- the LOC131612007 gene encoding uncharacterized protein LOC131612007, with product MDSKDQRRLALQHTFQQLREVTNSSAINKASIIVDASKYIQELKQKVEGLNSELGIVESSSSQMDELPMVSVETLEKGFLINVLLEKNKPGMLVSILEAFEDLGLDVLDARVSCEDTFQLEAVGGDSHKDDSINAQVVKQAVLQAIKNTDD